Proteins from a single region of Campylobacter concisus:
- a CDS encoding cysteine permease, translating to MQNILAPNEFLDDYVLGAELAKNAGISSNAYLFWKNVISAKFENSRIVFLRKNSIPVKFQNIIKTCTPLNGLIPTGVFCSFTSLAPSHLVAKNGSKIYELFKFYEICGIKFIDLKKFYDDFNLSYSYRIYIEKCKFFSPAPFEKRIKLTETMCLGYY from the coding sequence ATGCAAAATATACTCGCACCAAATGAGTTTTTAGATGATTATGTGCTCGGTGCTGAATTGGCTAAAAATGCCGGCATCTCATCAAATGCTTATCTTTTTTGGAAAAACGTCATAAGTGCTAAATTTGAAAACTCAAGAATAGTTTTTCTTAGAAAAAATAGCATTCCAGTCAAATTTCAAAACATTATAAAAACCTGCACGCCTTTAAATGGCCTTATTCCAACAGGCGTATTTTGCTCTTTTACCTCGCTTGCTCCATCTCATCTTGTAGCAAAAAATGGCTCTAAGATATACGAGCTCTTTAAATTTTATGAGATTTGCGGTATCAAATTTATAGACTTGAAGAAATTTTATGATGATTTTAATCTTAGCTATTCTTATAGAATTTATATTGAAAAATGCAAATTTTTCTCACCTGCTCCATTTGAAAAACGCATAAAATTAACTGAAACGATGTGTCTTGGATATTACTAA
- a CDS encoding fumarate hydratase produces the protein MRIINTKDIREVVAKLCKQACYVVTPDLKAAFTKAQSSESSSLGKDILGKILQNAKLAEEGVAPICQDTGMTVVFVQIGQDVHIEGGYIEDAINEGIAEGYIEGYLRKSVVAEPLFERKNTTNNTPAVIHTRIVPGDKLKIKVAPKGFGSENKSVLKMLVPADGIEGVKKVFLEAVKYAGPNACPPLTIGVGIGGTMDKAALLAKEAAVRSVDSKNSDPRYAKLEDELLELACKTGVGPQGLGGDTTAVKVNVEWYPTHIAGLPVAININCHAARHADAEL, from the coding sequence ATGAGAATAATAAATACAAAAGATATAAGAGAAGTTGTTGCCAAGCTTTGCAAACAGGCCTGTTATGTTGTGACGCCAGATTTAAAGGCTGCTTTTACAAAGGCTCAAAGTAGCGAAAGCTCGTCACTAGGCAAAGATATTTTGGGCAAAATTTTACAAAATGCTAAGCTTGCGGAAGAGGGTGTTGCGCCTATATGCCAAGACACTGGTATGACGGTTGTTTTTGTGCAGATTGGCCAAGATGTGCATATCGAGGGTGGATATATTGAAGATGCGATAAACGAGGGTATTGCGGAAGGCTACATTGAGGGCTACCTAAGAAAGTCAGTTGTTGCTGAGCCACTTTTTGAGAGAAAAAATACCACAAATAACACTCCAGCTGTCATCCACACTAGAATCGTGCCAGGAGATAAGCTAAAGATAAAAGTAGCTCCAAAAGGTTTTGGTAGTGAGAATAAATCAGTTTTAAAAATGCTTGTACCAGCTGATGGCATAGAAGGTGTAAAAAAAGTCTTTTTAGAGGCCGTAAAATACGCTGGACCAAATGCCTGTCCTCCATTAACAATAGGTGTTGGCATAGGCGGTACGATGGATAAGGCAGCACTTTTGGCAAAAGAAGCGGCGGTTCGTTCGGTCGATAGTAAAAATTCTGATCCAAGATATGCCAAATTAGAAGACGAGTTACTAGAGCTTGCTTGTAAAACTGGTGTTGGTCCTCAAGGACTTGGTGGTGACACCACTGCCGTTAAAGTAAATGTCGAGTGGTATCCAACTCACATAGCAGGTCTTCCTGTTGCTATAAACATTAACTGCCATGCTGCACGCCACGCAGACGCTGAGCTTTAA
- a CDS encoding Fe-S-containing hydro-lyase: MSEVKRITAPFDKEVVKSLKAGDNVLISGTIIAARDAAHKALTETLARGEKLPVELKGETIYYVGPTPAKPNQAIGAAGPTTSGRMDKYTPTMINEVGINGMIGKGYRSDAVVEAMKKSCCVYMVAIGGIGALISQSIKKYEVLAYPELGPEAVARLTVEDFPAIVAIDCEGNNFYEVGQAPYKKI; this comes from the coding sequence ATGTCAGAAGTAAAAAGAATAACAGCACCATTTGATAAAGAGGTGGTAAAAAGCCTAAAGGCAGGTGACAATGTCCTAATATCAGGCACTATCATAGCAGCTCGTGACGCTGCACATAAGGCACTTACTGAAACATTGGCACGTGGCGAAAAACTACCAGTTGAACTAAAGGGTGAGACTATCTACTATGTCGGACCAACTCCAGCCAAGCCAAATCAAGCTATCGGTGCAGCAGGCCCAACAACAAGTGGCAGAATGGATAAATACACCCCAACTATGATAAATGAAGTTGGTATAAATGGTATGATCGGTAAAGGCTACAGGAGTGACGCAGTAGTCGAGGCTATGAAAAAATCATGCTGTGTTTATATGGTTGCTATCGGTGGTATCGGAGCGCTCATTAGCCAAAGTATCAAAAAATATGAAGTGCTGGCTTATCCAGAACTAGGACCAGAGGCAGTTGCTAGGCTTACAGTTGAGGATTTCCCAGCAATAGTTGCCATTGACTGCGAAGGTAATAACTTCTATGAAGTCGGTCAAGCACCTTACAAAAAGATATAA